In Eschrichtius robustus isolate mEscRob2 chromosome 11, mEscRob2.pri, whole genome shotgun sequence, the following proteins share a genomic window:
- the PTGDR2 gene encoding prostaglandin D2 receptor 2, protein MGQSPISWPGSPVAWHCPPQCLFLSAAEPTMSANVTMKPLCPLLEQMSRLQSHSNSSIRYIDHASVLLHGLASLLGLVENGLILFVVGCCMRQTVVTTWVLHLALSDLLATASLPFFTYFLAVGHSWELGTTFCKLHSSIFFLNMFASGFLLSAISLDRCLQVLRPVWAQNHRTVAVAHRVCLALWALAVLNTVPYFIFRDTIPRVDGRIMCYYNVLLLNPGPDRDATCNSRQTALAVSKFLLAFAVPLAIIASSHAAVSVHLRHRGRRRPGRFVRLVAAVVAAFALCWGPYHVFSVLEARAHADPALRPLVWRGLPFVTSLAFVNSVVNPLLYVFTCPDVLRKLRRSLRSVLESVLVDDSELGGGGSSRRRRRRPSSTSASSFSLGGRRLSPLGPAGLLGWLRGGRAAPPQRDRARSQDERGPLNRALRTTSA, encoded by the coding sequence ATGGGTCAGAGTCCCATCTCCTGGCCAGGGTCGCCCGTTGCCTGGCACTGCCCACCACAGTGCCTCTTTCTCTCCGCCGCAGAGCCCACGATGTCGGCCAACGTCACGATGAAGCCCCTGTGTCCCCTCCTGGAGCAGATGAGCCGCCTCCAAAGCCACAGCAACTCCAGCATCCGCTACATTGACCACGCGTCAGTGCTGCTGCATGGGCTGGCCTCGCTGCTGGGCCTGGTGGAGAACGGACTGATCCTCTTCGTGGTGGGCTGCTGCATGCGCCAGACCGTGGTCACCACCTGGGTGCTGCACCTGGCACTGTCTGACCTGCTGGCCACCGCCTCCCTGCCTTTCTTCACCTACTTCCTGGCCGTGGGCCACTCCTGGGAGCTGGGCACCACCTTCTGCAAGCTGCACTCCTCCATCTTCTTCCTCAACATGTTCGCCAGCGGCTTCCTGCTCAGCGCCATCAGTCTGGACCGCTGCCTGCAGGTGCTGCGGCCTGTGTGGGCGCAGAACCACCGCACGGTGGCCGTGGCCCACAGGGTATGTCTGGCGCTCTGGGCCCTGGCCGTGCTCAACACCGTGCCCTACTTCATCTTCCGGGACACCATCCCGCGCGTGGACGGGCGCATCATGTGCTACTACAACGTGCTGCTCCTGAACCCCGGGCCCGACCGCGATGCCACGTGCAACTCGCGCCAGACGGCCCTGGCCGTCAGCAAGTTCCTGCTGGCCTTCGCGGTGCCGCTGGCCATCATCGCCTCGAGCCACGCGGCCGTGAGCGTGCATTTGCGCCACCGCGGCCGCCGGCGGCCCGGCCGCTTCGTGCGCCTGGTGGCGGCCGTGGTGGCGGCCTTCGCGCTCTGCTGGGGGCCCTACCACGTGTTCAGCGTGCTGGAGGCGCGGGCGCACGCGGACCCGGCGCTGCGGCCGCTCGTGTGGCGCGGGCTGCCGTTCGTCACCAGCCTGGCTTTCGTCAACAGCGTGGTCAACCCGCTGCTGTACGTGTTCACCTGCCCCGACGTGCTGCGCAAGCTGCGGCGCTCGCTGCGGAGCGTGCTGGAGAGCGTGCTGGTGGACGACAGCGAGCTGGGCGGCGGGggcagcagccgccgccgccgccgccgcccctccTCCACCTCGGCCTCCTCCTTCTCGCTGGGCGGCCGCCGCCTGTCCCCGCTCGGGCCCGCAGGCCTGCTCGGCTGGCTGCGGGGTGGCCGCGCGGCGCCCCCGCAGAGGGACCGGGCCCGATCCCAGGACGAGCGGGGCCCCCTGAACCGGGCTCTGCGCACCACCTCGGCGTAG